Proteins encoded by one window of Erwinia pyrifoliae DSM 12163:
- the purU gene encoding formyltetrahydrofolate deformylase, with the protein MQAQTLQRKVLRTICPDAKGLIAKITNICYKHELNIVQNNEFVDHRTGHFFMRTELEGIFNDAALLADLDGALPAGSVRELHPAGRRRIVILVTKEAHCLGDLLMKSAYGGLDVEIAAVIGNHDTLRTLVERFDIPFTLISHEGATREEHDSNMAAEIDRYQPDYVVLAKYMRVLSPGFVQRYPNQIINIHHSFLPAFIGARPYQQAHERGVKIIGATAHYVNNDLDEGPIIMQDVIHVDHTYSAEDMERAGRDVEKNTLSRALYQVLAQRVFVYGNHTIIL; encoded by the coding sequence ATGCAAGCGCAAACACTGCAACGAAAAGTTCTACGCACCATCTGCCCGGATGCTAAAGGGCTGATCGCTAAAATCACCAATATTTGCTACAAACACGAGCTGAACATTGTGCAAAACAATGAGTTTGTCGATCATCGCACCGGTCACTTCTTTATGCGTACCGAGCTGGAAGGCATTTTCAATGATGCCGCGCTGCTGGCCGATCTCGACGGCGCTTTGCCCGCCGGTTCAGTTCGTGAACTGCACCCTGCGGGTCGTCGTCGCATTGTTATTCTGGTAACCAAAGAAGCACATTGCCTCGGCGACCTGCTGATGAAAAGCGCTTACGGCGGGCTGGACGTTGAAATTGCTGCCGTCATTGGCAATCACGACACGCTACGAACGCTGGTTGAGCGCTTTGATATCCCCTTTACTCTCATTAGTCATGAAGGGGCAACGCGCGAAGAACACGACAGTAATATGGCTGCCGAAATTGACCGTTATCAGCCTGACTATGTGGTACTGGCGAAATACATGCGTGTATTATCGCCTGGATTTGTACAGCGTTACCCGAATCAGATCATCAATATCCACCACTCTTTCCTTCCCGCATTTATCGGCGCGCGCCCTTATCAGCAGGCACATGAGCGCGGGGTGAAGATTATCGGAGCCACCGCGCACTACGTAAATAACGATCTTGATGAAGGTCCGATCATTATGCAGGACGTTATTCATGTTGATCACACCTATTCGGCGGAAGATATGGAGCGCGCTGGTCGCGACGTTGAGAAGAATACTCTGAGCCGTGCCCTTTATCAGGTTCTGGCCCAGCGCGTGTTTGTCTACGGCAATCACACTATCATTCTTTGA
- a CDS encoding YchJ family protein, with protein MSENCPCGSGLEYSLCCEPYLRGRAWPGTPEVLMRSRYSAYVKQDLHYLIASWHPSCNAQNFAARLEERFAKVRWLGLRVISSEWTAQKEQGYVTFFARFSQSQQESFIHERSRFLREEQRWYYIDGTFPPTGRNDCCPCGSGKKYKKCCGQY; from the coding sequence GTGTCTGAAAATTGCCCGTGCGGTAGCGGATTAGAGTATAGCTTATGTTGCGAACCGTATCTAAGAGGGCGTGCCTGGCCCGGCACGCCTGAAGTACTGATGCGCTCGCGGTATAGCGCTTATGTTAAGCAGGATTTACACTATCTGATTGCCAGCTGGCACCCTTCCTGCAATGCGCAAAATTTCGCCGCCAGGCTGGAAGAACGCTTTGCCAAGGTGCGCTGGCTCGGTCTCAGGGTCATCTCCAGTGAATGGACTGCGCAAAAAGAACAGGGTTATGTAACATTTTTTGCGCGATTTTCTCAAAGTCAGCAGGAAAGTTTTATTCACGAACGTTCACGCTTTCTTCGTGAAGAGCAACGCTGGTATTATATCGACGGAACCTTTCCACCAACGGGACGCAACGATTGCTGTCCTTGCGGCTCCGGAAAAAAATATAAGAAATGCTGCGGTCAGTATTGA
- the rssB gene encoding two-component system response regulator RssB, with product MEKPLTGKHILIVEDEVVFRSLLENFLGQLGALVTLADDGLHAIQCIGRAPPDLMICDLAMPRMNGIKLVEHLRSTGSVIPILVISATENMADIAHVLRLGVQDVLLKPVKDLARLREAVFECLYPSMFTSKVEEDEQLFQDWDALVSDPQAAAKLLKQLQPPVQQTIANCRVNYRQLTMAEQPGLVLDIAALSDKDLAFYCLDVTRAGDNGVLAALLLRALFNGLLQEQLSDRGQRLPELGGLLNQVNLLLRQANLQGQFPLLVGYYHQGLKNLILVSAGLNATLNIHTHQIKLSNGVPLGTLGSTHLNQISQQCEAWQCQVWGAGGRLRLMLSTK from the coding sequence ATGGAAAAGCCATTAACAGGAAAACATATTCTCATCGTTGAGGACGAAGTTGTTTTCCGTTCCCTGCTGGAAAATTTCCTCGGTCAACTTGGCGCGCTGGTCACCCTGGCTGACGATGGTCTGCATGCGATTCAGTGCATAGGCCGCGCGCCACCCGACCTGATGATTTGCGATCTGGCGATGCCGCGTATGAATGGTATCAAACTGGTTGAGCATCTGCGCAGCACTGGCAGCGTCATACCGATCCTGGTGATCTCCGCCACGGAAAACATGGCTGATATTGCCCATGTATTGCGGCTTGGCGTGCAGGATGTGCTGCTTAAGCCGGTCAAAGACCTTGCGCGGCTGCGAGAAGCCGTATTCGAATGTCTCTATCCTTCGATGTTCACTTCTAAGGTTGAAGAGGATGAACAGCTGTTTCAGGACTGGGATGCGCTGGTCAGCGATCCTCAGGCAGCCGCCAAACTTCTTAAACAGCTTCAGCCACCGGTTCAGCAAACCATTGCCAACTGTCGCGTCAATTACCGCCAGCTCACCATGGCCGAGCAGCCCGGGCTGGTGCTGGATATTGCTGCACTTTCTGATAAAGACCTGGCTTTTTATTGTCTGGACGTGACGCGCGCGGGTGATAATGGCGTATTAGCTGCATTATTACTCCGTGCACTGTTTAACGGCCTGTTGCAGGAACAATTATCCGATCGGGGGCAGCGTTTGCCAGAACTGGGCGGTCTGTTAAATCAGGTCAATTTGCTACTGCGCCAGGCCAATCTCCAGGGGCAGTTCCCGCTGCTGGTTGGCTACTACCATCAGGGGTTGAAAAACCTGATCCTGGTTTCCGCCGGTTTAAATGCCACGCTCAATATCCACACACATCAAATCAAACTTAGCAACGGCGTGCCTCTTGGTACGCTCGGCAGCACGCATCTTAATCAAATCAGCCAGCAATGCGAGGCATGGCAATGCCAGGTCTGGGGTGCGGGTGGGCGTTTGCGCCTGATGCTGTCTACAAAATAG
- the galU gene encoding UTP--glucose-1-phosphate uridylyltransferase GalU translates to MSAYNSKVKKAVIPVAGLGTRMLPATKAIPKEMLPLVDKPLIQYVVNECIAAGINEIVLVTHSSKNSIENHFDTSFELEAMLEKRVKRQLLEEIQSICPPHVTIMQVRQGLAKGLGHAVMCAWPVIGNEPVAVILPDVILDEYESDLSKDNLAEMIRRFDETGHSQIMVEPVSDVTAYGVVDCQGAQLSPGDSAPMVGVVEKPKADKAPSNLAVVGRYVLSADIWPLLAKTPPGAGDEIQLTDSIAMLMEKETVEAYHLKGASHDCGNKLGYMQAFVEYGVRHETLGSDFKAWLESAVGNKK, encoded by the coding sequence ATGTCTGCCTATAACTCAAAAGTAAAAAAAGCGGTTATCCCGGTTGCTGGTTTGGGAACGCGTATGTTGCCTGCTACCAAAGCGATTCCGAAAGAGATGTTGCCACTGGTTGATAAGCCGTTGATTCAGTATGTCGTTAACGAGTGTATTGCTGCTGGGATCAACGAAATCGTGCTGGTTACGCACTCTTCCAAGAACTCAATTGAAAACCACTTCGACACCAGCTTCGAGCTGGAAGCCATGCTGGAAAAACGTGTTAAACGTCAGCTGCTGGAAGAGATTCAGTCAATCTGTCCACCACACGTTACCATTATGCAGGTTCGTCAGGGGCTGGCTAAAGGTCTTGGCCATGCGGTTATGTGTGCATGGCCGGTCATTGGTAACGAGCCGGTAGCCGTTATCCTGCCGGATGTTATTCTGGATGAATACGAATCAGATCTGTCGAAAGATAACCTGGCAGAAATGATTCGCCGCTTCGATGAAACCGGCCACAGCCAGATCATGGTTGAACCCGTTTCTGACGTCACCGCTTACGGTGTGGTGGATTGCCAGGGCGCGCAATTAAGCCCGGGCGACAGCGCGCCAATGGTCGGCGTGGTGGAAAAACCTAAAGCCGATAAAGCCCCTTCAAATCTGGCAGTCGTCGGGCGTTACGTGCTGTCTGCTGATATCTGGCCACTGCTGGCTAAAACTCCTCCAGGTGCCGGTGATGAAATCCAGCTGACCGACTCAATCGCTATGCTGATGGAGAAAGAGACGGTAGAAGCTTATCACCTGAAGGGTGCCAGCCATGACTGTGGTAACAAGCTCGGCTATATGCAGGCTTTCGTTGAATATGGTGTGCGTCACGAAACTCTGGGCAGCGATTTCAAAGCCTGGCTGGAAAGCGCTGTGGGTAACAAAAAGTAA
- a CDS encoding UDP-glucose dehydrogenase family protein: MKVTVFGIGYVGLVQAAVLAEVGHDVLCIDVDENKVENLKKGIIPIFEPGLTPLVMQNYEAGRLKFSTHAEEGVNHGIMQFIAVGTPPDEDGSADLKYVTAVARTIAQHMQGHKVVLDKSTVPVGTADRVRQVMEETLKGRGAALNFDVVSNPEFLKEGAAVSDCMRPERIVIGTDNDEVVELLRELYEPFNRNHDRMILMDIRSAELTKYAANCMLATKISFMNEISNLAERLGADVEKVRQGIGSDSRIGYSFIYPGCGYGGSCFPKDVQALIRTAEQIGYQPRLLQAVEDVNDAQKHKLPTFIKRHFGENLRGKTFALWGLSFKPNTDDMREASSRVLMEALWQAGATVNAFDPEAMDEAQRIYGQRSDLKLMGTKEAALQGADGLVICTEWQNFRAPDFDVIKNALKEPVIFDGRNLYDPERISKRGFVYYAIGRGASLNIA, from the coding sequence ATGAAAGTCACCGTATTTGGTATCGGCTATGTTGGTCTGGTTCAGGCTGCGGTTCTGGCCGAAGTCGGACATGACGTTCTTTGCATCGATGTCGATGAAAACAAAGTCGAAAATCTGAAGAAAGGGATTATTCCCATTTTTGAACCTGGCTTGACGCCACTGGTTATGCAGAATTATGAGGCTGGCCGCCTGAAGTTCTCTACCCATGCTGAAGAGGGCGTCAACCACGGTATTATGCAGTTTATTGCAGTTGGCACGCCCCCGGACGAAGATGGCTCGGCCGACCTGAAGTACGTCACTGCGGTTGCGCGTACTATTGCTCAGCATATGCAAGGGCATAAAGTTGTGCTGGATAAATCAACCGTTCCGGTCGGTACTGCTGACCGCGTACGCCAGGTGATGGAGGAGACCTTGAAGGGGCGCGGCGCGGCGCTGAACTTTGATGTGGTGTCCAATCCTGAATTCCTGAAAGAAGGTGCTGCAGTCAGCGATTGTATGCGCCCGGAGCGTATTGTTATCGGTACGGACAATGACGAAGTAGTGGAACTGCTGCGTGAACTGTACGAGCCGTTCAATCGTAATCATGACCGTATGATCCTGATGGACATTCGCAGTGCGGAGCTGACCAAGTATGCTGCAAACTGCATGCTGGCGACCAAAATCAGCTTTATGAACGAAATCTCCAACCTGGCGGAGCGCCTGGGTGCTGATGTTGAAAAGGTGCGTCAGGGGATTGGTTCTGACTCGCGTATCGGCTACTCATTTATCTATCCGGGCTGTGGTTATGGCGGTTCATGCTTCCCGAAAGACGTTCAGGCTCTGATCCGTACTGCGGAGCAGATTGGCTACCAGCCGCGCCTGTTGCAGGCAGTTGAAGACGTCAACGACGCGCAAAAACACAAGCTGCCGACGTTTATCAAACGTCACTTCGGTGAAAACCTGCGCGGTAAAACCTTTGCCTTGTGGGGGCTTTCGTTTAAGCCGAACACTGATGATATGCGCGAAGCGTCCAGCCGGGTGTTGATGGAAGCGCTATGGCAAGCCGGGGCGACCGTCAACGCTTTCGACCCGGAAGCAATGGACGAAGCGCAGCGCATCTACGGCCAGCGCAGCGACCTGAAGCTGATGGGAACCAAAGAAGCGGCATTACAAGGTGCTGATGGTTTGGTTATCTGCACTGAGTGGCAGAATTTCCGCGCGCCTGATTTTGACGTGATTAAAAATGCACTTAAAGAACCCGTGATTTTTGATGGTCGTAACCTGTATGATCCAGAAAGAATCAGCAAGCGCGGTTTTGTTTATTATGCAATTGGCCGCGGAGCATCTCTCAACATTGCATAA
- a CDS encoding NAD-dependent epimerase translates to MKYLVTGAAGFIGFHVTQRLLNAGHQVVGLDNLNDYYDVNLKTARLAHIAQHASFTFIKGDLADREGMAELFRCHRFQRVIHLGAQAGVRYSLENPLAYADANLVGHLNVLEGCRHNQVEHLLYASSSSVYGLNRQMPFSTDDSVDHPVSLYAATKKANELMSHTYSHLYGIPTTGLRFFTVYGPWGRPDMALFKFTRAMIAGEKIDVYNHGQMRRDFTYIDDIVESIFRLQDVTPQADKDWTVEAGSPATSSAPYRVYNIGNSQPVTLMTYIEALESALGTVADKNMLPMQAGDVVETSADTRALYEVIGFKPQTSVEEGVARFVSWYKGFYHQ, encoded by the coding sequence ATGAAATATCTGGTCACCGGCGCAGCAGGCTTCATTGGCTTCCATGTCACGCAACGCCTGCTTAACGCCGGTCACCAGGTTGTCGGCCTTGACAACCTGAATGACTATTATGATGTTAATCTCAAAACGGCCCGCCTGGCGCACATCGCCCAACACGCCAGTTTTACCTTTATCAAAGGCGATCTGGCTGACCGGGAAGGTATGGCAGAATTATTTCGCTGCCATCGCTTTCAGCGTGTCATCCATCTTGGCGCACAGGCAGGCGTGCGTTATTCACTGGAAAACCCGCTGGCCTATGCAGACGCTAATCTGGTGGGTCACCTTAATGTTCTTGAAGGGTGTCGCCATAACCAGGTAGAACACCTGTTATACGCCTCTTCCAGCTCGGTTTACGGGCTTAATCGTCAAATGCCATTTTCTACCGATGATTCCGTCGATCATCCGGTTTCTCTGTACGCTGCGACCAAAAAAGCCAATGAGCTGATGTCTCATACCTATTCTCATCTGTATGGCATCCCGACCACCGGACTGCGATTCTTCACCGTTTACGGTCCGTGGGGGCGTCCGGATATGGCATTATTTAAATTCACTCGTGCGATGATTGCCGGCGAAAAAATCGACGTTTATAACCATGGCCAGATGCGGCGCGACTTCACCTATATTGACGATATTGTTGAGTCCATTTTCCGCCTGCAGGATGTTACCCCGCAGGCGGATAAAGACTGGACGGTTGAAGCAGGTAGCCCTGCCACCAGCTCGGCACCTTACCGGGTTTACAATATCGGTAACAGCCAGCCTGTGACGTTAATGACCTATATTGAGGCGCTGGAGAGTGCATTGGGCACGGTGGCGGATAAGAACATGCTGCCGATGCAGGCTGGTGACGTCGTCGAAACCAGCGCGGATACCCGGGCCTTGTATGAGGTCATCGGTTTTAAACCGCAAACTTCAGTTGAAGAGGGGGTTGCGCGTTTTGTGTCCTGGTATAAAGGGTTTTATCATCAGTAA
- the hns gene encoding histone-like nucleoid-structuring protein H-NS, which yields MSEALRILNNIRTLRAQARECTLETLEEMLEKLDVVVNERREEESQAQAEVEERVRKLQQYRDMLIADGIDPNELLSTLAAAKTPGKAKRAARPAKYSYVEENGENKTWTGQGRTPAVIKQAIEEQGKKLEDFLL from the coding sequence ATGAGCGAAGCACTTAGAATTCTGAACAATATCCGCACACTCCGTGCTCAGGCAAGAGAATGTACTCTGGAAACTCTTGAAGAGATGCTGGAAAAACTCGACGTTGTGGTAAATGAACGCCGTGAAGAAGAAAGTCAGGCACAGGCAGAAGTTGAAGAGCGTGTGCGTAAACTTCAACAATACCGCGATATGTTGATTGCAGACGGCATTGATCCTAACGAACTCCTTTCCACACTGGCTGCAGCTAAAACCCCTGGTAAAGCTAAGCGCGCTGCTCGTCCGGCCAAATACTCTTATGTCGAAGAGAATGGCGAAAATAAAACCTGGACAGGCCAGGGTCGTACTCCGGCAGTTATCAAACAGGCTATCGAAGAGCAAGGCAAGAAGCTCGAAGACTTTCTGCTGTAA
- the tdk gene encoding thymidine kinase, whose amino-acid sequence MAQLYFYYSAMNAGKSTALLQSSYNYHERGMRTLVYTAEIDNRFGAARVSSRIGLSSPAKLYNNSTSLFVEISAEHQRQAVHCVLVDESQFLTREQVKSLSEVVDMLDIPVLCYGLRTDFRGELFTGSQYLLAWSDKLIELKTICHCGRKASMVLRIDAGGKPFKEGEQVQIGGNERYVSVCRKHYTEALESGSLQAIYGKQQPG is encoded by the coding sequence ATGGCTCAGCTTTATTTCTATTACTCGGCGATGAATGCCGGAAAATCCACAGCTTTGTTACAATCTTCCTATAATTACCATGAACGCGGTATGAGAACCCTGGTGTATACCGCCGAGATCGATAATCGTTTCGGTGCAGCGAGAGTCAGTTCGCGCATCGGCCTTTCATCTCCCGCTAAGTTGTATAATAACAGTACGTCACTGTTTGTTGAGATAAGCGCCGAACATCAACGGCAAGCGGTGCACTGTGTACTGGTCGATGAAAGCCAGTTTCTGACGCGTGAACAGGTTAAATCATTATCTGAAGTTGTTGATATGCTAGATATACCCGTACTCTGTTATGGATTACGCACGGACTTTCGCGGTGAATTATTTACGGGTAGTCAGTATTTATTAGCCTGGTCGGATAAGCTGATAGAATTAAAAACCATCTGTCACTGCGGTAGAAAAGCCAGCATGGTGCTGCGTATTGATGCAGGCGGGAAGCCTTTTAAAGAGGGGGAGCAGGTACAAATAGGCGGTAATGAGCGTTATGTTTCTGTCTGTCGTAAGCATTACACAGAAGCGCTGGAAAGTGGATCTTTACAGGCTATTTATGGTAAGCAACAGCCTGGCTAA
- a CDS encoding c-type cytochrome, protein MHITPHPQAGIDSWSQHQRVTYLKTGFVAGKASASGTMAEAVEHSLQYLHDSVLNDIAIYLRSAPARGDRAQIRDRSDWGQPSNALSALRGTDAKAWRAQPGARVFAGNCASCHHAEGSGSGQGLHTYPSLFHHSTTGAADVRNLVSVVLNGVHRHMQQGEIVMPAFSEELNDQQVADVSNFVIRQFGNPAAAKETPQQVKVLREEAKLASPPAYMQGDTP, encoded by the coding sequence TTGCATATCACTCCTCATCCGCAGGCGGGCATCGACAGCTGGAGCCAACATCAGCGGGTGACCTATTTGAAAACCGGCTTTGTGGCCGGAAAAGCCAGCGCTTCAGGCACGATGGCTGAAGCTGTCGAGCACAGCCTGCAATATCTTCACGATAGCGTCCTCAACGATATCGCCATCTACCTGAGGAGCGCACCTGCGCGCGGGGATCGCGCTCAAATCCGAGACCGCAGCGACTGGGGACAGCCTTCAAACGCCCTGAGCGCGTTGCGTGGCACTGATGCCAAAGCATGGAGGGCGCAGCCGGGCGCGCGGGTATTTGCCGGTAATTGTGCCAGCTGCCACCACGCAGAGGGTTCCGGTTCCGGACAGGGCCTGCATACTTACCCGTCGTTGTTTCACCACAGCACCACCGGCGCGGCGGATGTACGCAATCTGGTCTCGGTGGTGTTAAACGGCGTGCATCGTCATATGCAGCAGGGGGAGATCGTAATGCCTGCCTTTTCTGAAGAGCTGAATGACCAGCAGGTGGCCGATGTCAGTAATTTCGTTATCCGGCAGTTTGGCAATCCTGCTGCGGCTAAGGAGACCCCGCAGCAGGTGAAAGTACTGCGAGAGGAAGCAAAGCTGGCATCGCCCCCCGCATATATGCAGGGTGACACGCCATAA
- a CDS encoding YchE family NAAT transporter: MNPVLLDLSGYIKFFVGLFALVNPIGIIPVFISMTRDQIPAARNKTNLTANLSVAIILWTALFLGDGILHIFGISIDSFRIAGGILVVTIAMSMISGKLGEDKQNKQEKTETANRESIGVVPLALPLMAGPGAISSTIVWSTRYHSWQNLLGFSLAIALFAGCCWLLFRAAPLMVRALGQTGINVVTRIMGLLLMALGIEFMVTGIRALFPGLVT, from the coding sequence GTGAACCCCGTTTTGTTAGATCTCTCTGGCTATATCAAATTTTTTGTTGGCCTGTTCGCGCTGGTTAACCCGATTGGCATTATCCCGGTTTTTATCAGTATGACCCGCGATCAAATCCCGGCGGCACGCAATAAAACCAATCTGACAGCCAACCTGTCGGTGGCTATCATACTGTGGACCGCGCTGTTTCTTGGGGACGGCATCCTGCATATCTTTGGTATTTCGATTGACTCGTTTCGCATTGCCGGCGGTATTCTTGTGGTGACTATCGCCATGTCGATGATCAGCGGCAAATTGGGTGAGGATAAACAGAACAAGCAGGAAAAAACCGAAACCGCCAATCGCGAAAGCATCGGCGTTGTGCCACTGGCGCTACCACTGATGGCAGGGCCGGGGGCAATCAGCTCGACCATTGTCTGGAGCACCCGCTATCACAGCTGGCAAAACCTGCTGGGTTTCAGTCTGGCCATTGCCCTGTTTGCCGGCTGCTGCTGGTTATTGTTTCGCGCTGCACCCTTGATGGTCAGGGCGCTGGGGCAAACCGGGATCAACGTGGTGACACGTATCATGGGTCTGTTGCTGATGGCGCTGGGCATCGAATTTATGGTGACCGGCATCCGCGCACTGTTTCCGGGGCTGGTGACCTGA
- a CDS encoding IS630 family transposase, protein MPIIAPISREERRLMRKAIHKTRDKNHARRLTAILMLHRGNRVSHVARTLCCARSSVGRWINWFTLSGVEGLKSLPAGRSRRWPFEHICTLLRELIKHSPGDFGYQRSRWSTELLAIKIKDITGCRLHAGTVRRWLPAAGLVWRRAAPTLRIRDPHKDEKMAVIRQALDKCSAEHPVFYEDEVDIHLNPKIGADWQLRGQQRRVVTPGQNEKYYLAGALHSGTGKVSYVGGNSKSSVLFISLLKHLKASYRRAKTITLIVDNYIIHKSRETLSWLKQNPKFRVIYQPVYSPWVNHVERLWQALHDTITRNHQCRSMWQLLKKVRHFMKTVSPFPGGKHGLAKVERY, encoded by the coding sequence ATGCCGATCATAGCACCCATTTCCCGTGAAGAACGACGCCTGATGCGAAAAGCTATCCATAAAACGCGCGATAAAAATCATGCCCGCAGGCTGACGGCCATACTGATGTTGCACCGGGGAAACCGTGTCAGCCACGTCGCCAGAACGCTCTGTTGCGCCCGTTCATCCGTCGGGCGCTGGATTAACTGGTTTACGTTGTCCGGTGTTGAAGGTCTGAAATCGTTGCCCGCAGGGCGCTCCCGCCGATGGCCATTTGAGCATATCTGCACTCTGTTACGTGAACTGATAAAGCACTCTCCCGGCGATTTTGGTTATCAGCGTTCACGCTGGAGTACGGAATTGTTGGCTATAAAAATTAAAGACATAACCGGCTGCCGGTTGCATGCAGGAACCGTCCGTCGCTGGTTGCCCGCTGCCGGGCTGGTGTGGCGCAGAGCTGCGCCAACCCTGCGGATCCGTGACCCGCACAAAGATGAAAAGATGGCGGTGATCCGCCAGGCGTTGGACAAATGCAGCGCAGAGCATCCGGTATTTTATGAAGATGAAGTGGATATCCACCTCAATCCAAAAATCGGTGCTGACTGGCAACTGCGCGGGCAGCAAAGACGCGTGGTAACACCGGGTCAAAATGAAAAATATTACCTGGCGGGTGCGCTGCACAGCGGAACGGGCAAAGTCAGTTACGTTGGCGGTAACAGCAAAAGTTCGGTGCTGTTTATCAGCCTGCTTAAGCACCTGAAAGCGAGTTACCGCCGGGCAAAAACGATCACGCTGATTGTCGATAACTATATCATCCACAAAAGCCGTGAAACGCTGAGCTGGCTGAAACAGAATCCAAAGTTCAGGGTGATTTACCAGCCGGTTTACTCGCCGTGGGTCAATCATGTTGAGCGCCTGTGGCAGGCGCTGCACGATACCATTACACGCAATCATCAGTGCCGGTCAATGTGGCAACTGTTGAAAAAAGTACGCCACTTTATGAAAACGGTCAGCCCGTTCCCGGGCGGTAAACACGGACTGGCAAAAGTGGAGCGCTATTAG
- a CDS encoding ABC transporter substrate-binding protein, which translates to MKYIKSRCLATTGMGMLFSLWSMQALTADIPAGVRLSDSQKLVINNGTEPSSLDPQKSEGVPESDVTLNLLEGLVTTDNNGKLAPGVAQSWQNQQGKVWILTLRPDARWSNGEPVTADDFVYSWQRLVRADTASPYASFAQAAHLLNADKILAGQLPASALGVRALDAHHLEVTLSEPVPYFLAMAAHTPFKPLNRRTIETWGEKWTQPAHYVGNGAYTLSDWVINEKIVLKRNPQYWNNGKTAIEQVTFLPISSETSDVNRYRSGEIDISNSALPPDRFRQLKQQLGAQVHVSPYLCTFYYELNNRRPPFNDARVRAAVKMTLDRTIIVEKIMGQGQIPAYSLTPPYTDGAALTPPAWFTIGQQQRNQQAKAVLAEAGYNASNPLRFSLLYNTSDVNKQQAIAAASMWSKNLGAQVTLHNQEWKTLLDTRHQGNYDVARATWCSDYNEPSTFLNMMIGNASTNTTFYRSAAFDELMKSSLTVADNAQRAQIYRQAEQLLDKDSALVPVYYRVSARLIKPWVGGYSGKDPQDHMDVKYFYITRH; encoded by the coding sequence ATGAAATATATTAAGTCACGGTGTCTGGCGACGACCGGAATGGGAATGCTGTTTAGCCTGTGGAGCATGCAGGCACTTACCGCCGATATTCCGGCGGGGGTTAGGCTGAGTGACAGCCAGAAGCTGGTGATTAATAACGGCACGGAGCCATCATCCCTCGATCCACAAAAAAGCGAAGGGGTGCCGGAAAGTGATGTGACCCTGAACCTGCTGGAAGGCCTGGTCACCACCGATAATAACGGCAAGCTGGCACCCGGCGTGGCGCAAAGCTGGCAGAACCAGCAGGGCAAGGTGTGGATCTTAACGCTGCGCCCCGATGCGCGCTGGAGTAACGGTGAGCCGGTGACCGCTGACGATTTCGTCTATAGCTGGCAGCGACTGGTCAGAGCCGATACCGCTTCGCCCTATGCCAGCTTTGCACAGGCCGCACACCTGCTTAATGCCGATAAGATACTGGCGGGTCAGCTTCCTGCCAGCGCGCTGGGCGTTCGGGCGCTGGATGCGCATCATCTTGAAGTCACGCTGAGCGAACCCGTACCCTATTTTCTCGCGATGGCCGCCCATACCCCCTTTAAGCCGTTAAATCGTCGCACTATTGAAACCTGGGGCGAGAAGTGGACGCAGCCCGCGCACTATGTGGGGAACGGAGCCTACACGCTAAGTGACTGGGTAATTAATGAAAAAATCGTGCTTAAGCGCAATCCGCAGTACTGGAACAATGGCAAAACGGCGATCGAGCAGGTCACTTTTCTGCCCATTTCATCGGAAACCAGTGATGTTAACCGCTACCGCAGCGGAGAGATCGATATCAGCAACAGTGCACTGCCGCCGGACCGCTTCCGGCAGCTTAAGCAGCAGCTGGGCGCGCAGGTTCATGTCAGCCCCTACCTTTGTACTTTTTATTACGAGCTGAATAACCGCCGCCCGCCGTTTAACGATGCGCGGGTGCGCGCTGCGGTGAAGATGACGCTGGATCGCACCATTATTGTGGAAAAAATCATGGGGCAGGGACAGATCCCGGCTTACAGCCTGACGCCACCCTATACCGATGGCGCGGCGTTAACGCCTCCGGCGTGGTTCACGATCGGCCAGCAGCAGCGTAATCAGCAGGCTAAAGCCGTGCTGGCAGAAGCGGGTTACAACGCCAGCAATCCACTGCGCTTTTCACTGCTGTACAACACCTCTGACGTCAACAAACAGCAGGCGATTGCTGCTGCATCAATGTGGAGTAAAAACCTCGGGGCGCAGGTGACTTTACACAATCAGGAGTGGAAAACCCTGCTCGATACTCGCCACCAGGGCAACTACGACGTGGCGCGTGCCACCTGGTGTTCCGACTATAACGAGCCTTCTACCTTCCTCAATATGATGATTGGCAATGCCTCAACCAATACCACATTTTACCGCAGCGCGGCCTTTGACGAGCTGATGAAAAGCTCGCTGACCGTTGCCGATAATGCGCAGCGGGCGCAGATTTACCGGCAGGCCGAGCAGCTGCTGGATAAGGATTCTGCCCTGGTTCCGGTCTATTACCGCGTTAGCGCCCGACTGATAAAACCCTGGGTGGGCGGCTACAGCGGCAAAGACCCACAAGATCATATGGACGTTAAATACTTTTATATTACCCGTCACTGA